A stretch of the Candidatus Hydrogenedentota bacterium genome encodes the following:
- a CDS encoding ABC transporter ATP-binding protein: protein MNESLRFEALPPNTPFRALFLFSRPYVRDYFWGAAAGLFFICLDLCTPLIIRAVVERFEARDITYRFLLLSFALLLVIPVFSGIARYLQRMLIISASRKFEYDLRNVYYRKIQRLSQDFFHSVKTGDIMARATNDLNFVRMFVGPGVMNTLNMIRLPFTLAAMAWLSFKLTAIALIPLPFISLLVYFFMMYMHRQSRRVQEQFSIVTARAQENLAGARVVRAYGIAHHEIRDFRQESEKYMREGLKLTIVMALAWPLIGATVGLAALTILWTGGNMVISERLSLADLSAFIVYLMMLSWPLAEFGWVLTLYQRGAVSMTRILEILTRQPAISENEHTDRAIASIAGAVSFRDVSFAYNGQTVLEDISFDIPAGQTVAVVGPTGSGKSSLLGLIAREYDPRKGAVMVDGRDIRTLPLNVLRQNIGCVPQDTFLFSDSVKANLTLGNPEATLEDMDWACEIAQFSETLEGMPEGYATLLGERGINLSGGQKQRLTIARALIGRPRILILDDALSSVDTHTEEEILRRLKDVMRERTSIIVSHRISTVSHADRILVLDEGRIVEEGTHEELIAREGLYANMYRRQLLEEEIEET, encoded by the coding sequence CGCCGTTGTCGAACGTTTCGAAGCAAGAGACATCACCTACCGCTTCTTGTTGCTTTCGTTCGCCCTTCTTCTTGTCATCCCGGTCTTTTCGGGTATTGCGCGATATCTACAACGAATGCTGATCATCAGCGCCTCACGAAAATTCGAGTACGACCTGCGCAACGTGTACTACCGGAAGATCCAGCGTCTCTCGCAGGATTTCTTTCATAGTGTGAAGACCGGCGACATCATGGCGCGCGCTACAAACGACCTGAATTTCGTGCGCATGTTCGTCGGGCCCGGGGTAATGAATACGTTGAACATGATCCGGCTCCCCTTCACGTTGGCCGCGATGGCGTGGTTGAGCTTCAAGTTGACGGCCATCGCGCTGATCCCTCTCCCGTTCATCTCCCTGCTCGTGTATTTCTTCATGATGTACATGCACCGGCAGTCCAGGCGCGTCCAGGAACAGTTTTCGATCGTCACCGCGCGCGCCCAGGAAAATCTCGCCGGCGCCCGTGTAGTGAGGGCATACGGTATCGCTCACCACGAGATCCGGGATTTCCGGCAAGAATCCGAGAAGTACATGCGCGAAGGCCTCAAGCTCACCATTGTCATGGCGCTGGCATGGCCTCTCATAGGCGCAACGGTGGGCCTCGCTGCCCTCACGATCCTGTGGACCGGCGGCAACATGGTCATATCGGAACGCTTGAGCCTGGCGGACCTCTCAGCATTCATCGTTTACCTCATGATGCTCAGCTGGCCTCTCGCGGAATTCGGATGGGTCTTGACGCTGTATCAGCGGGGCGCGGTCAGCATGACCCGCATCCTCGAAATCCTCACGCGCCAACCTGCCATTTCCGAGAACGAGCATACCGACCGCGCTATCGCATCAATCGCAGGCGCCGTATCCTTTCGGGATGTGTCGTTCGCTTACAACGGACAAACCGTCCTCGAGGACATTTCGTTCGACATACCCGCGGGACAGACCGTAGCCGTCGTGGGCCCCACAGGCTCCGGCAAATCATCGCTGCTGGGCCTCATCGCCCGCGAGTACGACCCGCGGAAAGGCGCCGTCATGGTCGATGGGCGCGATATCCGCACGCTTCCTTTGAATGTGCTTCGACAGAACATTGGATGCGTGCCGCAAGACACGTTCCTGTTTTCCGACTCCGTAAAGGCGAACCTGACGCTGGGAAACCCCGAGGCCACCCTGGAAGATATGGACTGGGCATGCGAAATCGCCCAGTTCTCCGAAACCCTCGAGGGAATGCCTGAGGGCTACGCCACGCTCCTCGGCGAGCGGGGCATCAACCTTTCGGGCGGACAGAAGCAGCGCCTGACCATCGCCCGGGCCTTGATAGGCAGACCACGCATCCTGATCCTCGATGACGCTTTGTCGAGCGTGGACACCCATACGGAGGAGGAAATCCTGCGCCGCCTCAAGGACGTGATGCGCGAGCGCACAAGCATTATCGTCTCTCACCGGATCTCGACGGTGAGCCATGCCGATCGAATCCTGGTGCTCGACGAGGGGCGGATCGTCGAGGAGGGAACACATGAAGAACTCATTGCGCGCGAGGGACTCTATGCCAATATGTACCGCCGCCAATTGCTTGAAGAAGAAATCGAGGAAACATGA